The Glycine max cultivar Williams 82 chromosome 3, Glycine_max_v4.0, whole genome shotgun sequence sequence GTCCATATTGTTAGACAAACTTTCTactcatataaaaaaatgtgtctttcaaatatatttttgaaatatctttgttttttgttcGGCTTGAAATATCCCACAAAACTCAACATGGGAGAAAAATGAGCCATGCAGGGCAAATCATTGTCGTTTCCTTTAGTCCATTTTGATGACCGATACTAATTGgcttgaaaatttaataaagagaTGCATATGCATATTTTTCCTTAATGTAACTTAATTGGACCTTTACTTCTTGAGTACCTAACATTTGTTGCTTTTTTATACAGGAACTGGGAATAAATCATCAGTTCGTGAAGTGGCAAGGGAAAATATACGAGGTACATATAGAATTAGTTAATAATAACAAGTCATTGAGCTTTATACACACTTTTTGCTCACATAGAAAGGATATGTCTTTCAAACatctcacaattttatttttgaaatatctCACATCTTTCACATATCTCAACAcatctaaaattatatatacaatgtgtgtgtgtgtcacaTATCTCAACATGGGAGCGAAACGAGCCATGTATCCTTTTGTTCTTTTGTCCCCAGCAATGACATTTTCACTGCATGAGATCTAAAccattgaaattatttaatttattttacaaaaaatattataaactcaTATTTAACAGATATAGATGGATGTAATTAGTTCACATGTTCCTCTCATGTTAACTTTCACTGTAGGAGATCCTTTTCCATGCATCAATAAAATGAACCTTGGATCAAACCAAGACAAATTAAACTTAAACGTTTACCATGTGTTTGTCCTTTTTCATGTGCTTGTCCTTTTTCATTATGTTGATTGTCTGATATTGTTTTGTGCTTTTAACTAACATGTATTGTAAGAAATGATAATCAATATTAGCAAGTTCTTCAAGATTTTGAAAGTTGCactagttaattttttataatacttttttggttaaaatatactttttgatttttaataaatacttgaattttgtgtttgatttctaatttatttatttttctttgtgtttcatcttttgatatttaaaaaattgtgttcaTAATTACTGtgctaagaattttttttctgtcaTGTGACCGTTAAAAATTTaagatacatttttttatgatttaaaaaacaGTCATTGTCctctttaatttcaaattataattagtaagtctaatttaatcattttgtcCTCCCTAGATTTCTCCTTTATGATTCAATGATCCTCAAAATTGATCTAGGGTTTTTATTCCTCCTGTGTAGACAAGAAAAATGCATGTTTAAATATAgattttcattcaaaatcagaaaacaaataaaaaaataattagattggCGAAAATGTTGCCTAAACAAACGCCCTccttttgttttcctttgaTTTCTCTCTTTGCGctcaactaatttaaaaatcaattgcgggattttctttcttggaGCAAGACGAACAAAGCGTACCCTTCTCGATTTTCGTTGCCTGACTTGGGAGAACAAAATGGGTCATGATCCCAAGTTGTTGGTGTGCCTCACGCCCTCACTTATGCAAATTCTAGTGGTTTTTAGATGACATAAattgtcatttaaaatttaaggtgAATACTGACAGTTTTAGAAACCATTAGAAATCACTTTTAATGGACACTTCGGCACTTAACTTACCTAACCTAGTAGAaacccaaataaaaaatttcaaattttaaggatgaaacacaaaaaaaaatatttattaggaagtaaacataaaattcaaatatttattaaaaatcacaaacatATGTTAGCCTAAATTTttaacatcatctaaaaaaagaTGTTTACATTTGCATgaaaataccaaaataaaatttcatagaAAAACCATCTATTATTTCATCAAAATTCTCACTCACCAACCATATTTCTCCGTGTGATTGACTATCAAcaggaagaaaaggaaaatcgCCATTCTCATCCCCCCAACCATGCTGTGATAAAGATTGACGATAATGGGGTGTTGAAGGTAGAtaaaagagagacaaagagaTTGAACACATTTTTGAAGTTTTATGGGAACAGAATATTCCAATCACATTCTACTGATGAAAATCGTGTTGCTAAATGGGCTGCATTGCATGGAATGCAATGGGCCCAACTATCTGTTTTGGGCAATCCCCTTGACAAGTTATCCCAATCCACAGGCATTGACACAATGGAATTAAGTATGGGAAAAGCATGTTCCATCACAGTATGGACATCAATCTTTTTCCTGAACTTTCTTTTTGCTGCAATGCTTACATGGTCATTGCCTCTTCGTATACCAGCATACTCAATGCTGGGATTTTCTTTACTCTATTACATTTTAGCGTTAATTGTTGCAATGTCTGGATATAGTGTTGCATGGGGTGGTTCAGCTAAAATGTCAGGcctattgtttgtgtttggagggGCCACAAGCTTAGTGCTACTTCTTAGCATCATAATCATAGTTGTGCTCTATGCTGCATGGTGCTCCTCTCCTAATGAAGTTGGAGGAGAACTAACAGAGAAACACTCCCCTGAGTGTATCATTAAGTTCCAGGACAACTGAAATCACGCACTTGAATGTAAGGAAGA is a genomic window containing:
- the LOC100779874 gene encoding uncharacterized protein, with the translated sequence MKEINDPAAPSPPREAILMDQMKTFLLYIAKIKEELESDPQLYWHSIYRIEKMDVSGDDSVEKLTSKILQCIEKMDTGLRWESVLLLRLEKTIKELYPELWVVNVCGLGIVIADSVLESKFAPHAVDLSLPELESRNIIKGYIGSRYRRPYYPMVGNHKRLQVYTDIHVERCLAKWQEKKRSLLEELGINHQFVKWQGKIYEEEKENRHSHPPNHAVIKIDDNGVLKVDKRETKRLNTFLKFYGNRIFQSHSTDENRVAKWAALHGMQWAQLSVLGNPLDKLSQSTGIDTMELSMGKACSITVWTSIFFLNFLFAAMLTWSLPLRIPAYSMLGFSLLYYILALIVAMSGYSVAWGGSAKMSGLLFVFGGATSLVLLLSIIIIVVLYAAWCSSPNEVGGELTEKHSPECIIKFQDN